One part of the Flavobacterium johnsoniae UW101 genome encodes these proteins:
- the ltrA gene encoding group II intron reverse transcriptase/maturase — translation MQKISNHFDNYLGKDRTESESYQGVQTFIGITENNLTEVHLGQGKLLELILNPSNMNLAYKRVRSNKGSFGIDKLSTEHLQEWLLKHKESLIESLEKGKYKPQAVRRVEIPKEGGKTRSLGIPTVVDRLVQQSIIQILTPIYEQEFHTSSHGFRPKRGCHTALKEVESHLNDEYCYVVDLDLEKFFDTVNHSRLIELLSKKVKDPRVISLIHKYLRAGVVVVNKFEESVLGVPQGGPLSPLLSNIMLHELDKELARRGHRFVRYADDCLIFCKSKRACLRVKESITAFIESVLYLRVNKEKTTVGYIRGKKFLGYSFYNKSKGKWGLCVHPKSYGKLKDRLKEITNRSNGMGYEKIKELLRYYLQGWISYFKLADMSNKIKRIDEWLRFRIRMLIWKSWKKISTKYNNLKKIGVKDNQAYQWANTRKGYCRTALSPILQITLKMQTLRKAGYTFLTDMYLKCIVN, via the coding sequence ATGCAGAAAATATCAAATCATTTTGATAACTACCTTGGGAAGGATAGGACGGAATCCGAGAGCTACCAAGGAGTGCAGACCTTTATTGGGATAACTGAAAACAACCTCACGGAAGTACATTTAGGTCAGGGGAAGCTATTAGAGCTAATCCTTAATCCTTCCAATATGAATCTGGCATATAAAAGGGTCAGATCCAATAAAGGAAGCTTTGGAATAGACAAGTTGTCCACTGAGCACTTACAAGAATGGCTCTTAAAACATAAAGAGTCGTTGATCGAATCGCTAGAGAAAGGGAAATACAAACCTCAGGCTGTTCGAAGAGTTGAGATACCTAAAGAGGGAGGTAAAACAAGGTCGCTTGGTATTCCTACTGTTGTAGACCGCTTAGTCCAACAAAGTATTATCCAAATCCTAACGCCTATTTACGAACAAGAATTCCACACAAGTAGCCACGGTTTTAGACCTAAAAGAGGCTGTCATACTGCTTTGAAAGAAGTAGAGAGTCACCTCAATGATGAGTATTGCTATGTAGTGGATTTAGACTTAGAGAAATTCTTTGATACTGTGAATCACAGTAGGCTTATAGAACTACTATCAAAGAAAGTCAAAGACCCACGAGTGATATCACTTATCCATAAGTATCTAAGAGCTGGTGTTGTTGTGGTGAACAAATTCGAAGAAAGCGTATTGGGCGTTCCTCAAGGCGGACCATTAAGTCCGTTGTTGAGCAATATAATGCTCCACGAACTGGATAAGGAACTCGCCAGACGCGGACACCGCTTTGTACGCTACGCAGACGATTGTCTAATCTTCTGTAAAAGCAAGAGAGCATGTCTTCGGGTCAAGGAAAGTATAACTGCGTTTATTGAAAGCGTATTATACTTAAGGGTAAACAAGGAGAAAACTACAGTGGGATATATCAGAGGAAAGAAATTCCTTGGATATAGCTTCTATAACAAAAGTAAAGGGAAATGGGGACTTTGCGTACATCCGAAGAGTTATGGTAAACTCAAAGACAGGCTAAAGGAAATTACTAACCGCAGTAATGGCATGGGGTACGAAAAGATTAAAGAACTCTTACGATATTACTTGCAGGGTTGGATATCCTATTTTAAACTAGCCGATATGTCAAATAAAATTAAACGTATAGATGAATGGCTTCGATTTAGAATACGCATGTTAATATGGAAAAGCTGGAAGAAGATAAGCACTAAATACAACAATCTAAAAAAGATTGGAGTTAAAGACAATCAAGCCTACCAATGGGCTAATACCCGAAAAGGGTATTGTCGAACTGCGCTTAGTCCAATCCTGCAAATAACTCTAAAGATGCAAACTCTAAGAAAAGCTGGATATACGTTCTTGACTGACATGTACCTAAAATGTATCGTAAATTAA